From the genome of Cynocephalus volans isolate mCynVol1 chromosome 14, mCynVol1.pri, whole genome shotgun sequence, one region includes:
- the LOC134363452 gene encoding LOW QUALITY PROTEIN: melanoma inhibitory activity protein 2-like (The sequence of the model RefSeq protein was modified relative to this genomic sequence to represent the inferred CDS: inserted 1 base in 1 codon), producing the protein MEVPGAAPQPYLGLVLGKLCRTVAALPEDLRPGPGFPWELVTCAALTGLLILLFLWRSVRSVRSRLYVRREKKLAEKLSGLIEEKCKLLDKLCVVQEEYEGLESAVKDASFEKGSTEAQSLEATYEKLSSSKSKLEDEIVFLAKELKEQKSKHCEQDELMADISKRIQSLEDESKSIQSQVAEAKLICKIFQMNEERLKVAIKDALNENSQLQESQKQLLQEAEVLKEQVSELNKQKILFENSKVQAERVLSDKENHIQSLAERLLKMTDWAAVLGEDMMADDLELEMKSESQKGARLDDLPKGALKKLIHAAKLNASFKTLEGERNQIYTELSEVDKTKEELIEHITNLQTEQASLQSENTQLESENQKLQQKLKVMTELYQENGMNLHRKLIAEEKDRLEKEEKLSKVEEKVSHAAEELETYRRRARDAEEELERSVRSYQGQMTSYEKEARGSWVAAETAERHLRYLRKVNVSKRQKLAEKEFKFELFKKDPYVVDVPKTAFGRGSRGPENTLDHQMTNERGELGCDRLTDSHGPPPPSGFLSPPWEQHRRMMIPPPGHPCSDPALLPRRQDGFDPDPGGPSGPAELRSFNLPSLDKVDGPKPSQMESSRNETKDDLGNVNVPHSSVPAEREASGPGFAPPPFPAIRGPLFPVDRRGPFMRREPPFPPPPPGSMYGAPQNYFLPRDFSVQPPPPFAMRNVYSLRGFPPYVPLGAGFSPPPPHSESRGEFPSGSIPCSNEPAPEXPEAQQET; encoded by the exons atggaggtgcccggggctgcccctcagccgtacttggggctggtcctgggaaagctgtgcaggactgtggcagcactgcctgaagacctgagaccgggccctggttttccgtgggaactggtgacatgtgcggctcttactggattgttgattctcttgtttttgtggagaagtgttcgatcggtgagaagccggctttatgtaagaagagagaaaaagcttgctgaaaagctttctggactaattgaagaaaaatgtaaactacttgacaaactttgcgttgttcaagaggagtatgaaggcttggagtcagctgtgaaggatgccagctttgagaaggggtcaacagaagcacaaagcttggaggcaacctatgaaaagctgagcagctccaaatctaaacttgaggatgaaatagtctttctagccaaagaattaaaggaacagaaatctaaacattgtgagcaagatgaattgatggcagacatttcaaagaggatacagtccctagaagatgaatcgaaatccatccagtcacaagtagctgaagccaaactaatctgcaaaatatttcaaatgaatgaagaacgtctgaaggtggcaataaaagacgccttgaatgaaaattcccaacttcaggaaagccagaaacagcttttacaagaagcggaagtattgaaagaacaagtgagtgaacttaataaacagaaaatactatttgaaaactccaaagtccaggcagaacgagttctgagtgataaagaaaatcacatccagtctctggctgaacgcttgctcaagatgacagactgggctgctgtgcttggagaagacatgatggctgatgacttggaattggagatgaagagtgaatcacaaaagggtgctcgcttagatgatctgccaaaaggagctttgaagaaactgattcacgctgctaagttaaatgcttctttcaaaaccctagaaggagaaagaaaccaaatttacactgagttgtctgaagtagataaaacaaaggaagagcttatagagcatattacaaatctccagactgaacaagcatctttacagtcagaaaacacacagttggaaagtgaaaatcagaagcttcagcagaaacttaaagtaatgactgaactgtatcaagaaaatggaatgaatctccacaggaagttaatagcagaggaaaaggaccggttagagaaggaggagaaactttccaaagtagaagagaaggtgagccatgcagctgaggaactggagacctacagaaggagagccagagatgcggaagaagaattggagagaagcgttcgttcttatcaagggcagatgacttcctatgagaaagaagcgcgtggcagctgggtggcagctgagactgctgaaagacacctcaggtatttaaggaaagtaaatgtttccaagagacaaaaattagctgaaaaagagtttaaatttgaacttttcaaaaaagatccttatgtagttgatgttccaaagacagcatttg gaagaggctcaagaggcccagagaatactctggatcaccagatgaccaatgaaagaggagaattgggctgtgataggttaaccgattctcatgga ccaccacctccatctgggttcctgtcacctccgtgggaacaacaccgaaggatgatgattcctccaccaggccacccatgttctgatccagctcttcttccacgaaggcaagacggatttgatcctgatcctggtggaccgtctggcccagcagaactcagaagtttcaatctgccttctttggataaagtggatgggccaaagccctcacaaatggaatccagtagaaatgaaaccaaagacgaccttggtaatgtcaatgtgcctcattcatctgtgcctgctgaaagggaagcaagtggccctggctttgctcctccaccttttcctgcaatcagaggtccattgtttccagtggataggaggggtccattcatgagaagagaacctccttttcctccacctcctccaggaagcatgtatggagctcctcaaaattattttctaccaagggatttctctgtgcagccaccacctccatttgcaatgagaaatgtctattcactgaggggatttcctccttatgttcctctaggagctggattttcacctccacccccacattctgaaagtaggggtgagttcccttcagggtcgattccgtgctcaaatgagcctgctcctg atccagaagcacagcaagaaacctga